A section of the Streptomyces sp. CG1 genome encodes:
- a CDS encoding glycoside hydrolase family 3 N-terminal domain-containing protein translates to MRPTGHEEAGYPLEATSLATYTRIDPAHQAVFSPVVIQDMLRKELGFDGVVISYDLGNAAAVKALPPGRRALAFLRAGGDLVLSVNAGDIPAMTSAVLAAVGDGPVLRAHVEQSVRRVLAAKQAAGLLRCAG, encoded by the coding sequence GTGCGTCCTACAGGTCACGAGGAGGCGGGGTACCCGCTGGAGGCAACCTCCCTGGCGACGTACACCCGGATCGATCCCGCGCACCAGGCGGTCTTCTCGCCTGTCGTGATCCAGGACATGCTGCGTAAGGAGCTCGGATTCGACGGAGTCGTCATCTCCTACGACCTCGGCAACGCGGCAGCGGTCAAGGCCCTACCCCCGGGCCGGCGCGCACTGGCCTTCCTGCGCGCCGGCGGGGACCTCGTGCTGAGCGTGAACGCCGGCGACATCCCCGCCATGACCTCTGCGGTCCTCGCCGCCGTGGGCGACGGGCCGGTACTGCGGGCCCACGTCGAGCAGAGCGTACGGCGCGTCCTTGCGGCCAAGCAGGCGGCCGGACTTCTGCGTTGCGCCGGCTGA
- a CDS encoding IclR family transcriptional regulator C-terminal domain-containing protein → MAGRARATSSDTGEAGAGREAEGPLARGLTVLEAVTRSAEAVRAADLARTTGLARSAVDRLAATAVHLGYLRAAGRELEAAPRLMEFGNAYLRAAGLPDAAQPHLNALARTLDESVSLIATDGCDMRIVARAIPPERVIPLGFRVGDLLPADRCAAGAVLAGVWAPEQHAAWRAHRAADPLDEGYPALPPRAARPGQSDEAEFAAWISEAHGQGWALDDQIAAPGLVALSVPVPGPDGSPRYALSVLAHTSRWSAQALRDRGLAHLTRTAREMGDALAAERPAAQGPAPSAYTDAKTELGPLFLQALARGLAVLTALGGARGGLTLNDAAQAAGLSYQSARRNLLTLLRLGYVEQRGRHYLPAPRTLGLGYAPLSGLGLADIARPHLAALACRVQESASVAVLDEAEVRYLARSATQQITSVAVHPGVRLPAYATSMGRVLLADLPRAEQERLLALLPPRPLTPFTRTSRRELLGVFEQVRQDGCALVEQELETGLRSMAVPLHDVRGRAVAAVNLALHAGPETPEQSRERLLPSLLSAAGAIEADLAAVFAFSPVRSD, encoded by the coding sequence ATGGCAGGACGGGCAAGGGCCACCAGCAGCGACACCGGGGAGGCCGGGGCGGGCAGGGAGGCGGAGGGCCCGCTGGCGCGCGGTCTGACCGTGTTGGAGGCGGTCACCCGCTCCGCCGAGGCGGTGCGGGCGGCCGACCTTGCCAGGACGACGGGCCTGGCGCGCTCCGCGGTGGACCGGCTGGCCGCGACGGCGGTTCACCTCGGTTACCTGCGCGCCGCCGGCCGTGAGCTGGAAGCGGCCCCGCGGCTGATGGAGTTCGGCAACGCCTATCTGCGCGCCGCGGGCCTGCCCGACGCCGCCCAGCCCCATCTGAACGCGCTGGCCCGCACGCTGGACGAATCCGTGTCGCTGATCGCGACGGACGGCTGCGACATGCGCATCGTGGCCCGCGCGATCCCCCCGGAGCGGGTGATTCCGCTGGGGTTCCGGGTCGGAGACCTGCTGCCCGCGGACCGCTGCGCCGCCGGCGCCGTCCTCGCCGGCGTCTGGGCACCCGAGCAGCACGCTGCCTGGCGGGCGCACCGCGCCGCCGATCCGCTGGATGAGGGCTACCCGGCCCTTCCCCCACGTGCCGCACGCCCCGGCCAGTCGGACGAGGCGGAGTTCGCCGCCTGGATCAGCGAAGCGCACGGGCAGGGTTGGGCCCTGGACGACCAGATCGCCGCCCCTGGTCTGGTCGCCCTGTCCGTCCCCGTCCCCGGCCCCGACGGCAGCCCCCGGTACGCGCTGAGCGTGCTCGCCCACACGAGCCGGTGGAGTGCGCAGGCGCTACGTGACCGCGGTCTGGCTCATCTGACCCGCACGGCACGGGAGATGGGCGACGCTCTCGCTGCCGAGCGGCCCGCGGCGCAGGGGCCGGCGCCGTCGGCGTACACCGACGCCAAGACGGAACTCGGTCCCCTGTTCCTCCAGGCTCTGGCCCGCGGGCTCGCCGTGCTCACCGCCCTCGGCGGCGCACGCGGCGGCCTCACCCTCAACGATGCGGCGCAGGCCGCCGGGCTGTCGTACCAGAGCGCCCGCCGCAACCTGCTCACCCTGCTGCGTCTGGGCTACGTCGAACAGCGCGGGCGGCACTATCTCCCCGCCCCGCGCACGCTCGGTCTCGGCTACGCCCCGCTGTCCGGTCTGGGCCTGGCGGACATCGCGCGTCCGCATCTGGCCGCGCTCGCCTGCCGGGTCCAGGAGTCCGCTTCCGTCGCCGTACTCGACGAGGCGGAAGTGCGCTATCTGGCCCGCTCCGCCACCCAGCAGATCACGAGCGTCGCCGTCCACCCGGGTGTCCGGCTGCCCGCCTACGCCACCTCCATGGGGCGTGTCCTGCTGGCGGACCTGCCCCGCGCGGAGCAGGAGCGGCTGCTCGCCCTGCTGCCTCCGCGCCCGCTGACCCCCTTCACCCGGACCTCACGCCGCGAACTCCTCGGCGTCTTCGAGCAGGTGCGGCAGGACGGCTGCGCGCTGGTCGAGCAGGAACTGGAGACGGGCCTTCGCTCCATGGCGGTCCCGCTGCACGATGTGCGAGGCAGGGCCGTCGCCGCCGTCAACCTCGCCCTGCACGCGGGCCCGGAGACCCCCGAGCAGTCTCGTGAACGTCTGCTGCCTTCTCTGCTGTCCGCCGCAGGGGCGATCGAGGCGGATCTGGCCGCGGTCTTCGCTTTCTCGCCGGTCCGCAGCGACTGA
- a CDS encoding ATP-binding protein codes for MNAVAERDVPRADAEVASASIELPAVLTAPREARAFTRRSLRRWGAAEDLVEAAVLVVCELVTNAVCHGSQAPLDKRRRVAHPDERGPESSITLTLGLRPDELHAEVHDQSPDLPIPRSAGHDDDCGRGLAIVSALAGSWTSGWQPGGGKWVRACLPRVAVPVPG; via the coding sequence ATGAATGCTGTCGCCGAACGCGACGTTCCGCGCGCTGATGCCGAAGTCGCCTCCGCCTCCATCGAATTGCCGGCCGTCCTGACCGCGCCTCGGGAGGCGCGGGCCTTCACCAGGAGGTCTCTGCGCCGCTGGGGAGCGGCGGAGGACCTCGTCGAAGCGGCCGTCCTGGTCGTGTGCGAACTGGTCACGAACGCTGTCTGCCACGGCTCGCAAGCACCTCTGGACAAACGCCGACGTGTCGCGCATCCCGATGAACGCGGACCGGAATCATCGATCACACTCACACTCGGACTGAGACCCGACGAACTCCACGCCGAAGTGCATGACCAGTCCCCGGACCTGCCGATCCCGCGCTCGGCAGGGCACGACGACGACTGCGGGCGCGGCCTCGCGATCGTCAGCGCGCTCGCCGGGTCCTGGACATCCGGGTGGCAACCGGGAGGCGGCAAGTGGGTCCGGGCGTGCCTGCCGCGGGTGGCCGTTCCTGTCCCCGGCTGA
- a CDS encoding MIP/aquaporin family protein codes for MSSSSRSRVDLARHTGYEFLSTAVLFFGVVSLVRVLALPDSPLAIKDPHLMLGTAGAAVALLLAALMYAPTGRASGGHFNPAVTVFLWADGLFPARAVLPYIAAQLAGSVSGPALARLVWGAPVGRMHYAVVAPAPGVGASALFLIETAALSAILAAVAVVMGRPRLHALIPAVIAVGVGLVIASLGTVTGANINPARAFGPALLSGQYAHLWIYLLSPLVAGLLAGLAHRALRASGPATAQPATT; via the coding sequence ATGAGTTCTTCCTCCCGTAGCCGGGTGGACCTCGCCCGCCACACCGGCTACGAGTTCCTGTCGACCGCCGTGCTCTTCTTCGGCGTGGTCAGCCTGGTCCGTGTGCTCGCCCTGCCGGACTCGCCCCTGGCGATCAAAGACCCCCACCTCATGCTCGGCACGGCCGGAGCCGCGGTGGCCCTGCTGCTCGCCGCACTCATGTACGCCCCGACCGGCCGCGCCTCCGGCGGCCACTTCAACCCCGCCGTCACCGTCTTCCTCTGGGCGGACGGCCTCTTTCCGGCCCGCGCTGTCCTGCCCTACATCGCCGCCCAGCTGGCCGGCTCCGTCAGCGGTCCCGCCCTCGCCCGTCTGGTGTGGGGCGCTCCCGTCGGCCGGATGCACTACGCCGTGGTCGCCCCAGCCCCCGGAGTCGGTGCGTCGGCGCTGTTCCTCATCGAGACCGCCGCGCTCTCGGCCATCCTCGCGGCCGTCGCCGTGGTGATGGGCCGCCCCCGGCTGCACGCACTGATCCCCGCCGTCATCGCGGTGGGAGTGGGCCTCGTCATCGCCTCGCTCGGCACGGTCACCGGCGCGAACATCAACCCGGCCCGCGCCTTCGGCCCCGCACTGCTCTCCGGCCAGTACGCGCACCTGTGGATCTACCTGCTCTCACCCCTCGTCGCCGGTCTCCTCGCGGGCCTGGCCCACCGCGCCCTGCGTGCCAGCGGCCCGGCCACCGCCCAGCCGGCCACGACCTGA
- a CDS encoding aldehyde dehydrogenase family protein, whose amino-acid sequence MSATRGLIINGREVPASSARTTPDTNPWTGEVYTEVAAATVQDVTRAVDAADAAFAQWAATKPAIRRQILLDAARLMADRSDDIVRIMAGEVGGTAAWAAFNARLAADILLEAAAAVSRPTGQLLATDADGVISAQTRVPKGVVAAISPWNAPVILGVRAVALPLAVGNTVVMKPSEDAPIACGLLIADVLHEAGLPAGVLNVVTNDRADAADVVGALIADPRVRMVNFTGSTEVGRAVGVQAAQHLKPAVLELGGKNALVVLEDADVDYAVDAAVFGSFMNSGQICMCLDRIVVHRSLAEEFTAKFAARVTQLNCGDPSNSATIVGPVVNSRAAQRITALVEDALARGAALAAGTGRPEGPDTLIRPVVLTGVTKDMKIYYDEAFGPVTVVHVVDSADDAVVLANDTPYGLTAGVITEDLRAGLEIASRLRTGIVHINDQSVADEPQAPFGGVKDSGYGRFGGQAGVEAFTDIRWVTAQVRGHAHFPI is encoded by the coding sequence GTGTCCGCCACCCGAGGCCTGATCATCAACGGCCGCGAGGTCCCCGCCTCTTCCGCCCGCACCACCCCCGACACCAATCCCTGGACCGGAGAGGTCTACACCGAGGTCGCCGCCGCAACCGTCCAGGACGTGACCCGGGCGGTGGACGCCGCCGACGCCGCCTTCGCGCAGTGGGCGGCCACCAAGCCCGCCATCCGCCGGCAGATCCTCCTCGACGCGGCCCGGCTGATGGCCGACCGCAGTGACGACATCGTGCGGATCATGGCCGGTGAAGTCGGCGGCACCGCCGCCTGGGCGGCCTTCAACGCCCGGCTCGCCGCCGACATCCTGCTGGAAGCGGCCGCCGCCGTCAGCCGGCCCACCGGCCAGTTGCTCGCGACCGACGCCGACGGAGTCATCTCCGCCCAGACCCGGGTCCCCAAGGGCGTCGTCGCCGCCATCTCACCGTGGAACGCACCCGTGATCCTCGGAGTGCGCGCGGTCGCGCTGCCGCTCGCCGTCGGCAACACCGTCGTGATGAAGCCCAGCGAGGACGCCCCGATCGCCTGCGGCCTGCTCATCGCCGACGTGCTGCACGAGGCCGGACTGCCCGCGGGTGTGCTCAACGTCGTCACCAACGACCGTGCGGACGCCGCCGACGTGGTCGGCGCGCTCATCGCGGACCCGCGGGTGCGCATGGTCAACTTCACCGGCTCGACCGAGGTGGGCCGGGCCGTCGGAGTCCAGGCCGCCCAGCACCTCAAGCCCGCAGTCCTCGAACTCGGCGGTAAGAACGCCCTGGTGGTCCTGGAGGACGCGGACGTCGACTACGCCGTGGACGCGGCCGTCTTCGGCTCCTTCATGAACTCCGGCCAGATCTGCATGTGTCTGGACCGGATCGTCGTCCACCGCTCGCTCGCCGAGGAGTTCACCGCGAAGTTCGCCGCCCGGGTGACACAGCTGAACTGCGGCGACCCTTCCAACTCCGCCACCATCGTCGGACCCGTCGTCAACTCCCGTGCGGCGCAGCGCATCACCGCACTTGTCGAGGACGCCCTCGCCCGGGGAGCGGCCCTCGCCGCGGGCACCGGCCGGCCCGAGGGGCCGGACACCCTGATCCGCCCGGTGGTGCTCACCGGTGTCACCAAGGACATGAAGATCTACTACGACGAGGCCTTCGGCCCGGTCACCGTGGTGCACGTGGTCGACAGCGCCGACGACGCGGTCGTCCTCGCGAACGACACCCCCTACGGGCTGACCGCCGGTGTCATCACGGAGGACCTGCGCGCAGGTCTCGAGATCGCCTCCCGGCTGCGCACCGGGATCGTCCACATCAACGACCAGTCGGTCGCCGACGAACCCCAGGCCCCGTTCGGCGGGGTGAAGGACTCCGGCTACGGCCGCTTCGGAGGCCAGGCCGGCGTCGAGGCGTTCACCGACATCCGCTGGGTCACGGCCCAGGTCCGCGGTCACGCCCACTTCCCGATCTGA
- a CDS encoding sugar-binding transcriptional regulator yields the protein MARRFYLEGRSKTEIAEEFGISRFKVARMLETALHNGLIRLEVRLPAELDAERSDALRTQYGLRHCVVFTSTEQDPGGAVLATRRLGAVAAGLLTEIVTETDVLGLVWGPEIEALGRELTVLARCRVVQLCGVTPLRPVDHGAVEAVRRAASIARGPVYPIHAPLLLPDGATAQMLRRQPGIAEAVNQFPHVTKAIVTVGAWEPGLSTIYDALGDNEREQYRCRGTCAEVVGQLLDPDGQPVAPELSERIIAISFAELRRVPDVILLADGEERAAATSAALKTGLFNGIVTNTNVAEYLLR from the coding sequence ATGGCCCGTCGGTTCTATCTCGAAGGCCGGTCCAAGACCGAGATCGCGGAGGAGTTCGGCATCAGCCGCTTCAAGGTCGCCCGCATGCTGGAGACCGCCCTGCACAACGGCCTCATCCGACTCGAAGTCCGGCTGCCCGCCGAACTGGACGCCGAACGCTCCGACGCCCTGCGCACCCAGTACGGCCTCCGCCACTGCGTCGTCTTCACCTCGACGGAGCAGGATCCGGGCGGCGCGGTGCTGGCCACCCGGCGCCTCGGCGCGGTCGCCGCAGGGCTGCTCACCGAGATCGTCACGGAAACCGATGTCCTCGGACTCGTGTGGGGCCCCGAGATCGAGGCGCTCGGCCGCGAACTGACCGTGCTGGCCCGCTGCAGGGTGGTGCAATTGTGCGGGGTGACCCCACTGCGGCCCGTGGACCACGGCGCCGTGGAAGCGGTGCGCCGTGCCGCCTCCATCGCGCGAGGCCCCGTGTATCCGATCCATGCGCCACTGCTCCTTCCTGACGGTGCGACAGCTCAAATGCTGCGCCGGCAGCCAGGCATCGCCGAAGCGGTCAACCAGTTCCCTCATGTCACCAAGGCCATCGTCACCGTCGGGGCATGGGAGCCGGGGCTGTCCACCATCTACGACGCACTCGGCGACAATGAGCGCGAGCAATACCGCTGCCGAGGAACCTGCGCCGAGGTCGTCGGCCAACTGCTGGACCCGGACGGGCAACCGGTCGCCCCGGAGCTCTCCGAGCGGATCATCGCGATCAGCTTCGCCGAACTGCGCCGCGTGCCCGACGTGATCCTCCTCGCCGACGGTGAAGAGCGGGCTGCCGCCACCTCTGCGGCGCTGAAAACCGGCCTGTTCAACGGCATCGTCACCAACACGAACGTGGCGGAGTACCTGCTCCGGTGA